One window of Candidatus Dormiibacterota bacterium genomic DNA carries:
- the pyrB gene encoding aspartate carbamoyltransferase, whose protein sequence is MVTTAQPRLLDHVVSAHQFDRDLLEQVVERAAALDGVRDRRLEGRIMATLFYEPSTRTRLSFESAMVRMGGSVIGTEAAREFSSAIKGETLEDTVRMVEAYADVIVLRHDEAGAAARAAAVASVPIVNAGDGPGEHPTQALLDLVTIHRELGRVDGLHVILCGDLRHGRTARSLALLLTLYQGVRITMVAPQVVQMEPDILGLLHSRGVPYRITDNLIEAVADADVVYQTRIQKERFADPADFGRARGDTRIDARVMARLPAAAIVMHPLPRVDEIHPEVDADPRAAYFRQARNGVAVRMALLEMLLGENLPG, encoded by the coding sequence ATGGTGACCACGGCCCAGCCCCGCCTCCTCGACCACGTCGTCAGCGCGCACCAGTTCGACCGCGACCTCCTCGAGCAGGTGGTCGAGCGCGCCGCCGCCCTGGACGGGGTGCGGGACCGCCGGCTCGAGGGCCGCATCATGGCCACGCTCTTCTACGAGCCCAGCACCCGCACCCGGCTCTCCTTCGAGTCGGCGATGGTGCGGATGGGCGGCTCGGTGATCGGCACCGAGGCGGCGCGAGAGTTCTCCAGCGCCATCAAGGGCGAGACCCTCGAGGACACGGTGCGCATGGTGGAGGCCTACGCCGACGTCATCGTCCTCCGTCACGACGAAGCCGGGGCGGCGGCCCGCGCCGCCGCGGTGGCGAGCGTGCCCATCGTCAACGCCGGCGACGGCCCCGGGGAGCACCCCACCCAGGCGCTCCTCGACCTGGTCACCATCCACCGCGAGCTGGGCCGGGTGGACGGCCTCCACGTGATCCTCTGCGGCGACCTCCGCCACGGCCGCACCGCGCGGTCGCTGGCGCTGCTGCTCACCCTGTACCAGGGGGTGCGGATCACCATGGTGGCGCCGCAGGTGGTGCAGATGGAGCCCGACATCCTCGGGCTGCTGCACTCCCGCGGGGTGCCGTACAGGATCACCGACAACCTCATCGAGGCGGTCGCCGACGCCGACGTGGTCTACCAGACGCGCATCCAGAAGGAGCGCTTCGCCGATCCCGCCGACTTCGGCCGGGCCCGCGGCGACACCCGCATCGACGCCCGGGTGATGGCGCGGCTGCCCGCGGCGGCGATCGTCATGCACCCGCTGCCGCGGGTCGACGAGATCCACCCCGAGGTCGACGCCGACCCCCGCGCCGCCTACTTCCGGCAGGCGCGCAACGGGGTGGCGGTGCGGATGGCGCTGCTGGAGATGCTGCTCGGGGAGAACCTGCCCGGATGA
- the pyrR gene encoding bifunctional pyr operon transcriptional regulator/uracil phosphoribosyltransferase PyrR, whose product MTGSPPGASSRLLDSAELSRAVRRLAHEVRERHPGLAGVVLAAVCDGGMPLARRLRDQLAELGEPEPPLLALDVRDYRDDRPRPARPVAGALRRVPPAGGGGGALEPARVEAATVVLVDDVIHTGRTLRAALDLLADHGRPAAVEPLVLIDRGHRELPVRATYVGRNLPVAAGSWVEVVWDPAGAGAWLVEPQPATPGGGPPA is encoded by the coding sequence ATGACCGGGTCGCCGCCGGGGGCGTCGTCCCGCCTGCTCGACTCGGCCGAGCTCAGCCGCGCGGTGCGCCGCCTCGCCCACGAGGTGCGCGAGCGCCATCCCGGGCTGGCCGGGGTGGTGCTCGCCGCGGTCTGCGACGGCGGCATGCCCCTCGCCCGCCGGCTGCGCGACCAGCTCGCCGAGCTCGGCGAGCCGGAACCGCCGCTCCTCGCCCTCGACGTCCGCGACTACCGAGACGACCGGCCCCGCCCCGCCCGGCCGGTCGCCGGGGCGCTCCGCCGGGTGCCCCCGGCGGGCGGCGGCGGTGGCGCGCTCGAGCCGGCGCGGGTCGAGGCGGCCACGGTGGTCCTGGTCGACGACGTCATCCACACCGGGCGCACCCTGCGGGCGGCGCTCGATCTGCTCGCCGACCACGGCCGGCCGGCCGCGGTGGAGCCCCTGGTGCTGATCGACCGCGGCCACCGCGAGCTGCCGGTGCGCGCCACCTACGTGGGCCGCAACCTGCCCGTGGCCGCCGGCTCCTGGGTGGAGGTGGTCTGGGACCCGGCGGGGGCGGGGGCCTGGCTGGTGGAGCCGCAGCCGGCCACCCCGGGTGGGGGGCCGCCGGCGTGA
- the pyrC gene encoding dihydroorotase: protein MTVLNVVLRGIRVIDPLAGRDQVDMDVWLRGGRIEAIERRIRTDQVPTLDLARAPGLPEVVLCPGFIDLHTHLREPGGEDAETVSSGAEAAAVGGFTQLVAMANTRPPVDSPERLADARRRARQAPVRVLSAAAVTTGLRGRELVDTAACAAAGAAAFTDDGRNAAPTRLLAEALRAAAEVDRVVLVHPEDESMVAAANPDVPSVIRCPHRPAECEVVAVEQALRALTQAGRGRLHLQHLSCAGSLNLLRTARELDFPVTAEVTPHHLAMWLPFEREPDPPALRKVNPPLRTEQDRRALVEALREGVLDAVATDHAPHPAEDKVGDYADTAPGMIGLETALATCLTLGGMGGSWLPVLVERLTAGPWRVLGAAAGLREPRLRLAQPCSFTVFDPDQEWVVGSEPLRSRSGNTPLLGVPLRGRVLLTVSEGAIVHLSPSLELPGLTAVPGG from the coding sequence GTGACCGTGCTCAACGTCGTCCTCCGCGGCATCCGGGTCATCGACCCGCTCGCCGGACGAGACCAGGTGGACATGGACGTCTGGCTGCGCGGCGGGCGGATCGAGGCGATCGAGCGCCGGATCCGCACCGACCAGGTGCCCACCCTCGACCTCGCCCGCGCCCCCGGCCTTCCCGAGGTGGTGCTCTGCCCCGGCTTCATCGACCTCCACACCCACCTGCGCGAGCCCGGCGGCGAGGACGCCGAGACGGTGAGCAGCGGCGCCGAAGCGGCCGCGGTGGGGGGCTTCACCCAGCTGGTGGCGATGGCCAACACCCGCCCCCCGGTCGACAGCCCGGAGCGCCTCGCGGACGCCCGCCGGCGCGCCCGCCAGGCCCCGGTGCGGGTGCTGAGCGCCGCCGCGGTCACCACCGGCCTGCGCGGCCGCGAGCTGGTCGACACCGCCGCCTGCGCGGCGGCCGGCGCCGCCGCCTTCACCGACGACGGCCGCAACGCGGCGCCGACCCGGCTGCTCGCCGAGGCGCTTCGCGCCGCCGCCGAGGTCGACCGGGTGGTGCTGGTCCACCCCGAGGACGAGTCGATGGTGGCCGCCGCCAACCCCGACGTGCCCTCGGTGATCCGCTGCCCCCACCGCCCCGCCGAGTGCGAGGTGGTGGCGGTCGAGCAGGCGCTGCGTGCTCTCACCCAGGCGGGTCGCGGCCGGCTCCACCTCCAGCACCTGTCCTGCGCCGGCTCGCTGAACCTGCTCCGCACCGCCCGCGAGCTCGACTTCCCGGTGACCGCGGAGGTGACCCCGCACCACCTGGCGATGTGGCTGCCCTTCGAGCGCGAGCCCGACCCCCCGGCGCTCCGCAAGGTGAACCCGCCGCTGCGCACCGAGCAGGACCGCCGCGCCCTGGTGGAGGCGCTCCGCGAGGGCGTCCTCGACGCCGTCGCCACCGACCACGCCCCCCATCCCGCCGAGGACAAGGTGGGCGACTACGCCGACACCGCCCCGGGGATGATCGGGCTGGAGACGGCGCTCGCCACCTGCCTCACCCTGGGCGGGATGGGCGGCTCCTGGCTGCCGGTGCTGGTCGAGCGGCTCACCGCCGGCCCCTGGCGGGTGCTCGGCGCCGCCGCCGGGCTGCGCGAGCCGCGGCTGCGCCTGGCCCAGCCCTGCAGCTTCACGGTCTTCGACCCCGACCAGGAGTGGGTGGTCGGGTCCGAGCCGCTGCGCTCGCGGAGCGGCAACACCCCGCTGCTCGGCGTGCCGCTGCGCGGACGGGTGCTGCTCACCGTCTCCGAGGGAGCCATCGTCCACCTCTCCCCGTCACTGGAGCTGCCGGGGCTCACCGCGGTGCCGGGTGGCTGA
- the carB gene encoding carbamoyl-phosphate synthase large subunit, whose translation MAERGRLALETGRCFEGVLFGAEVSEASGEVVFNTCMTGYQEVATDPSYAGQVVVMTHPLIGNYGCRDEDAESARVWARAMVVRELSPQIGHPLGERSLDEELRRNGVPGLRGVDTRALTRHLRDHGTVRAVLAPAAVMSPEEQVARARTAPHVGDQDLVAECTLREPWMLWEEPLHPTLERALRAAGGVGAFAGVRIVAVDLGVKRNSLRALRSRGAEVVLVPCDATLDDVLRHRPAGVMLSNGPGDPAVLPGAVRLCAALLERRVPLLGICLGHQVLGRAVGATTSKLKFGHHGGNHPVHDLAGGGVFVTSQNHEFQVDGGSIPEGSGWYVSERNLNDGSVEGLRHTSQPAFSVQYHPEGAPGPQDRAAVFDEFLSMAAGTSGPAVVVRTAPEPGPATDPPRCVLVVGSGPIVIGQAAEFDYAGTQACRALREEGIRVVLVNSNPATIMTDDDSADAVYVEPLTVPVIERIIERERPDGLLATLGGQTGLNLAIALDDAGVLERHGVRLLGTPLRAIRAAEDRELFKRLLVEIGEPVPASATVSSPAEGRAVREQLGLPLVVRPAFTLGGTGGGICESEAQYTETVASGLAASPIGQVLVERSLLGWRELEYEVMRDASGTCITVCNMENLDPMGVHTGDSIVVAPSQTLTDREHQQLRSAALRIINALEIAGGCNVQFALAPDSHEYFVIEVNPRVSRSSALASKATGYPIARAAAKIAAGRRLAEITNPVTGQSCAAFEPALDYCVVKIPRWPFDKFPEGDRRLTTQMKSTGEVMAIERSFEAAMVKAIRSLEQGRPDAAQLGSAVLIDAPNDRRLFAILEALRRGVPVAELAARSGYMPWFVERLATIVVAEERLRTEGLEASALTAAKRLGIADARIAELCSVRAAAVRGAREAAGLVPVYRCVDTCAGEFEASTPYYYSTFDEEDEGPAGTVRESGDAGPVVVLGSGPIRIGQGIEFDYCSVQAALALRRRGAEAVMVNSNPETVSTDFDCSTRLYFEPLDEEAVAGVIAAERPRGVVVQFGGQTAINLAAPLTARGVTLLGSGVDAIDAAEDRHRFEALLRTLDIPQPPGAATVDPVEALAIADRIGFPVLVRPSYVLGGRAMEVVHGRDALERYLVAAMAAVPDQDNGRRGTVLVDKYLLGTEVEVDAICDGEAVVIPGIMEHVERAGVHSGDSMAVYPAALDPEVRAQVVDATTRMALALGVRGLCNVQYVVHRGRVHVIEVNPRASRTVPFLSKVTGVPMVELAVRVMLGETLAGCGWEGGVVAERPLVAVKAPVFSMVKLTAVDSVLSPEMKSTGEVMGVDVDLGAALEKAFLATLGSLPSSGGALCSIADADKPEALPVLAQLSGLGFTLYATEGTAATLRDAGISAVTVGKLGNGRPNVIDVIEDGRVSLVINTPSGVQTDELRFDASFDGSAPRSVKDGFLIRLAAARRRIPCCTWLDTAAALVNVMSRHHAGEQIAVATVRGYRDGTVAARR comes from the coding sequence GTGGCTGAGCGGGGCCGGCTGGCCCTGGAGACGGGGCGCTGCTTCGAGGGCGTCCTGTTCGGTGCCGAGGTGTCCGAGGCGAGCGGGGAGGTGGTCTTCAACACCTGCATGACCGGCTACCAGGAGGTCGCGACCGACCCCTCCTACGCCGGCCAGGTGGTGGTGATGACCCATCCGCTGATCGGCAACTACGGCTGCCGTGACGAGGACGCGGAGTCGGCGCGGGTGTGGGCGCGCGCGATGGTGGTGCGCGAGCTCTCCCCGCAGATCGGCCACCCGCTCGGCGAGCGCAGCCTCGACGAGGAGCTGCGCCGCAACGGCGTCCCCGGCCTGCGCGGGGTCGACACCCGCGCCCTGACCCGCCACCTGCGCGACCACGGCACGGTGCGGGCGGTGCTCGCCCCGGCGGCGGTGATGAGCCCCGAGGAGCAGGTGGCGCGGGCCCGCACCGCGCCCCACGTCGGCGACCAGGACCTGGTCGCCGAGTGCACGCTCCGCGAGCCGTGGATGCTCTGGGAGGAGCCGCTGCACCCCACCCTGGAGCGCGCGCTCCGCGCCGCCGGCGGGGTCGGCGCCTTCGCCGGGGTGCGGATCGTCGCCGTCGACCTCGGGGTGAAGCGCAACAGCCTGCGGGCCCTGCGCAGCCGTGGCGCCGAGGTGGTGCTGGTGCCCTGCGACGCCACCCTCGACGACGTGCTCCGCCACCGGCCCGCAGGGGTGATGCTCTCCAACGGCCCCGGCGACCCGGCGGTGCTCCCCGGGGCGGTGCGCCTCTGCGCCGCCCTGCTGGAGCGGCGCGTCCCCCTGCTGGGCATCTGCCTCGGCCACCAGGTGCTCGGCCGGGCGGTGGGCGCCACCACGTCGAAGCTCAAGTTCGGCCACCACGGCGGCAACCACCCCGTCCACGACCTCGCCGGCGGCGGCGTCTTCGTCACCTCGCAGAACCACGAGTTCCAGGTCGACGGCGGCTCGATCCCCGAGGGATCGGGCTGGTACGTGAGCGAGCGCAACCTCAACGACGGCAGCGTCGAGGGGTTGCGCCACACCAGCCAGCCCGCCTTCTCGGTGCAGTACCACCCCGAGGGCGCCCCCGGCCCTCAGGACCGCGCCGCCGTGTTCGACGAGTTCCTGTCGATGGCGGCAGGAACGAGCGGGCCGGCGGTGGTGGTGCGGACGGCACCGGAGCCCGGGCCCGCCACCGACCCGCCGCGCTGCGTGCTGGTGGTGGGCAGCGGCCCGATCGTCATCGGCCAGGCGGCCGAGTTCGACTACGCCGGCACCCAGGCCTGCCGCGCCCTCCGCGAGGAGGGCATCCGGGTCGTGCTGGTGAACAGCAACCCGGCGACGATCATGACCGACGACGACAGCGCCGACGCCGTCTACGTCGAGCCGCTCACCGTGCCCGTGATCGAGCGGATCATCGAGCGGGAGCGGCCCGACGGCCTGCTCGCCACCCTCGGCGGCCAGACCGGGCTCAACCTCGCCATCGCCCTCGACGACGCCGGCGTGCTCGAGCGCCACGGGGTGCGACTCCTGGGGACGCCGCTCCGCGCCATCCGCGCCGCCGAGGACCGTGAGCTCTTCAAGCGGCTGCTCGTCGAGATCGGCGAGCCGGTGCCGGCGTCGGCGACGGTGTCCTCCCCGGCGGAGGGGCGGGCGGTGCGCGAGCAGCTGGGGCTGCCCCTGGTGGTCCGCCCCGCCTTCACCCTCGGCGGCACCGGCGGCGGGATCTGCGAGAGCGAGGCCCAGTACACCGAGACGGTGGCCTCCGGGCTCGCCGCCTCGCCGATCGGCCAGGTGCTGGTGGAGCGCTCGCTGCTGGGCTGGCGCGAGCTCGAGTACGAGGTGATGCGCGACGCCTCGGGCACCTGCATCACCGTCTGCAACATGGAGAACCTCGACCCGATGGGGGTGCACACCGGCGACTCCATCGTGGTCGCGCCCTCCCAGACGCTCACCGACCGCGAGCACCAGCAGCTGCGCAGCGCAGCGCTGCGGATCATCAACGCGCTGGAGATCGCCGGCGGCTGCAACGTGCAGTTCGCCCTCGCCCCCGACTCCCACGAGTACTTCGTCATCGAGGTGAACCCGCGGGTGTCGCGGTCCTCGGCCCTCGCCTCCAAGGCGACCGGGTATCCGATCGCGCGCGCCGCCGCGAAGATCGCCGCCGGCCGGCGGCTCGCCGAGATCACCAACCCGGTCACCGGGCAGAGCTGCGCCGCCTTCGAGCCCGCCCTCGACTACTGCGTGGTGAAGATCCCGCGCTGGCCCTTCGACAAGTTCCCCGAGGGCGACCGGCGGCTCACCACCCAGATGAAGTCGACCGGCGAGGTGATGGCGATCGAGCGCTCCTTCGAGGCGGCGATGGTGAAGGCGATCCGCTCGCTCGAGCAGGGCCGGCCGGATGCCGCCCAGCTGGGCTCGGCGGTGCTGATCGACGCCCCCAACGACCGCCGCCTCTTCGCCATCCTCGAGGCGCTGCGCCGCGGCGTCCCCGTCGCCGAGCTTGCGGCGCGCAGCGGCTACATGCCCTGGTTCGTGGAGCGGCTCGCCACCATCGTCGTCGCCGAGGAGCGGCTGCGGACCGAGGGCCTGGAGGCGAGCGCGCTCACCGCCGCGAAGCGGCTGGGCATCGCCGACGCCCGCATCGCCGAGCTCTGCTCGGTGCGGGCGGCGGCGGTGCGCGGCGCCCGCGAGGCCGCCGGGCTGGTGCCCGTCTACCGCTGCGTCGACACCTGTGCCGGCGAGTTCGAGGCCTCGACGCCGTACTACTACTCGACCTTCGACGAGGAGGACGAGGGGCCCGCCGGCACGGTCCGCGAGAGCGGCGACGCCGGCCCGGTGGTGGTGCTCGGCTCGGGGCCGATCCGGATCGGCCAGGGCATCGAGTTCGACTACTGCAGCGTCCAGGCGGCGCTGGCGCTGCGCCGCCGCGGGGCCGAGGCGGTGATGGTGAACAGCAACCCGGAGACGGTGTCCACCGACTTCGACTGCAGCACCCGGCTCTACTTCGAGCCCCTCGACGAGGAGGCGGTGGCCGGTGTCATCGCCGCCGAGCGTCCCCGGGGCGTGGTGGTGCAGTTCGGCGGCCAGACCGCCATCAACCTCGCCGCCCCGCTGACCGCGCGCGGGGTGACCCTGCTGGGGAGCGGGGTCGACGCCATCGACGCCGCCGAGGACCGCCACCGCTTCGAGGCGCTGCTCCGCACCCTCGACATCCCCCAGCCCCCCGGGGCGGCGACCGTCGATCCGGTGGAGGCGCTGGCGATCGCCGACCGGATCGGCTTCCCGGTGCTGGTGCGGCCCTCGTACGTGCTCGGCGGACGGGCGATGGAGGTGGTCCACGGCCGGGACGCGCTGGAGCGCTACCTGGTCGCCGCGATGGCCGCGGTCCCCGACCAGGACAACGGGCGCCGCGGCACCGTGCTCGTCGACAAGTACCTGCTCGGCACCGAGGTGGAGGTCGACGCCATCTGCGACGGCGAGGCGGTGGTGATCCCCGGGATCATGGAGCACGTCGAGCGCGCCGGCGTGCACAGCGGCGACTCGATGGCGGTGTACCCCGCCGCCCTCGACCCGGAGGTGCGCGCGCAGGTCGTCGACGCCACCACCCGGATGGCGCTGGCGCTCGGGGTCCGCGGCCTCTGCAACGTCCAGTACGTGGTCCATCGCGGCCGGGTGCACGTCATCGAGGTGAACCCCCGGGCGTCGCGCACGGTGCCCTTCCTCAGCAAGGTCACCGGGGTGCCGATGGTCGAGCTCGCGGTCCGGGTGATGCTCGGCGAGACCCTCGCCGGCTGCGGCTGGGAGGGGGGCGTGGTGGCGGAGCGGCCGCTGGTGGCGGTGAAGGCGCCGGTGTTCTCGATGGTCAAGCTCACCGCCGTCGACAGCGTGCTCAGCCCGGAGATGAAGTCGACCGGCGAGGTGATGGGGGTGGACGTCGACCTCGGCGCCGCCCTCGAGAAGGCCTTCCTCGCCACCCTCGGGTCACTGCCGAGCAGCGGCGGCGCGCTCTGCAGCATCGCCGACGCCGACAAGCCGGAGGCGCTGCCGGTGCTCGCCCAGCTCAGCGGCCTCGGCTTCACCCTCTACGCCACCGAGGGCACCGCCGCCACCCTCCGCGACGCCGGCATCAGCGCCGTCACCGTCGGCAAGCTCGGCAACGGGCGCCCCAACGTCATCGACGTCATCGAGGACGGCCGGGTGTCGCTGGTGATCAACACGCCGTCGGGCGTCCAGACCGACGAGCTCCGATTCGACGCCAGCTTCGACGGCTCGGCGCCGCGGAGCGTGAAGGACGGGTTCCTCATCCGCCTCGCCGCGGCGCGGCGGCGCATCCCCTGCTGCACCTGGCTCGACACCGCCGCGGCGCTGGTCAACGTGATGAGCCGCCACCACGCCGGCGAGCAGATCGCCGTCGCCACGGTGCGCGGCTACCGCGACGGCACCGTCGCCGCCCGCCGGTGA
- a CDS encoding dihydroorotate dehydrogenase, translated as MTRLDLGVDLGRGLVLPNPIGVASGTFGYGFEFEQLVDIQRLGAIWTKGTTLLPRAGNPPPRVAETTGGMLNSIGLHNPGVEHVATVYAPRFAGWRVPVVVNVAGGGLEEYVAVVRRLEGVPGVAGIELNISCPNIAHGLDFGRDPAAAARVVEAVRAVTRLCLVVKLSPNVTAIAEVARAVEAAGADAISAVNTFVGMKVHLGVRRPVLPRGGTGGLSGPAIKPLALAAVAAVRAAVRVPVVGVGGISAAADALEFFVAGADAVQVGTASFADCGAALEVLEGCVAYAARHRLGRLTELRWTPPSDRVESPPTPTSVR; from the coding sequence ATGACCCGGCTCGACCTCGGCGTCGACCTCGGCCGGGGGCTGGTGCTGCCCAACCCGATCGGCGTCGCCAGCGGCACCTTCGGCTACGGCTTCGAGTTCGAGCAGCTGGTCGACATCCAGCGGCTGGGGGCGATCTGGACCAAGGGCACCACCCTGCTGCCCCGGGCGGGGAACCCGCCGCCGCGGGTGGCCGAGACCACCGGGGGCATGCTGAACAGCATCGGCCTCCACAACCCCGGCGTCGAGCACGTGGCCACCGTCTACGCGCCCCGCTTCGCCGGCTGGCGGGTGCCCGTGGTCGTCAACGTCGCCGGCGGCGGCCTCGAGGAGTACGTGGCGGTGGTGCGCCGCCTCGAAGGCGTCCCCGGCGTCGCCGGCATCGAGCTGAACATCTCCTGCCCGAACATCGCCCACGGCCTCGACTTCGGCCGCGACCCCGCCGCCGCCGCCCGGGTGGTCGAGGCGGTGCGGGCGGTCACCCGGCTCTGCCTGGTGGTGAAGCTGAGCCCGAACGTCACCGCCATCGCCGAGGTCGCCCGGGCGGTGGAGGCCGCCGGCGCCGACGCGATCAGCGCCGTGAACACGTTCGTGGGCATGAAGGTTCACCTCGGGGTGCGCCGGCCGGTGCTGCCCCGCGGCGGCACCGGCGGCCTCAGCGGGCCGGCGATCAAGCCGCTGGCGCTCGCCGCGGTGGCGGCGGTGCGGGCGGCGGTGCGGGTGCCGGTGGTGGGCGTCGGGGGGATCTCCGCCGCCGCCGACGCGCTGGAGTTCTTCGTGGCCGGCGCCGACGCCGTCCAGGTGGGCACCGCGAGCTTCGCCGACTGCGGCGCGGCGCTCGAGGTGCTCGAGGGCTGCGTCGCCTACGCCGCCCGCCACCGCCTCGGGCGGCTCACCGAGCTGCGCTGGACGCCTCCCTCCGATCGCGTCGAATCACCCCCGACGCCGACGTCGGTACGATGA
- a CDS encoding ABC transporter substrate-binding protein, with amino-acid sequence MQVRERVAVVLITLSVVATLVLGGAAAYELGRSNAEPVSVVQSLPGTSTGAATGGAQDSAGLPASGQGTAASGGAVGGGAAGGGAATSTGPVAAAPRAAAPGAAAGRPASAPAGVANGVITVGGIFDETGPLDTTTHRDTVRAYFNMVNAAGGVNGYKLQLIDCDSAFDPTRAHQCSDRLMNQGILAMVGSLSVSGEQAEVPYITSKGVPVIGGLGLPAEFQSPLSYPVSMNILSEGANAMASHARDIGIQHPAILVVNSPASAPGEQALIEALHRNGIQEKSADLVEATKPDYTDIAVKLRLEGADSVVGVLDPFSYARMYQAFDRQGYHPKVLAPGLDKPAAAKQYGPAVYGAESLTWYLEPDEHLNSPAISEYLNTVQHYFPNQVAGLDVYTEGGWIAAKLFVEALRRIGPQPVTALSLVTALNGIKNFDTGLTVPLSYSAGPSHDPNHCVQWIRNQQGTWHTYSNWTCF; translated from the coding sequence ATGCAGGTGCGCGAGCGGGTCGCGGTGGTGCTGATCACCCTGAGCGTGGTGGCCACCCTGGTCCTCGGCGGCGCCGCCGCCTACGAGCTGGGGCGGAGCAACGCGGAGCCGGTCAGCGTCGTCCAGAGCCTGCCCGGCACCAGCACCGGTGCCGCCACGGGCGGGGCCCAGGACTCCGCCGGCCTCCCCGCCAGCGGCCAGGGGACCGCCGCCTCGGGCGGTGCGGTGGGCGGCGGAGCCGCCGGCGGCGGCGCGGCCACCTCGACGGGCCCGGTCGCCGCGGCACCGCGCGCGGCGGCGCCCGGCGCGGCGGCGGGGCGTCCCGCCTCGGCCCCGGCGGGCGTCGCCAACGGGGTGATCACCGTCGGCGGGATCTTCGACGAGACCGGGCCGCTCGACACCACCACCCACCGCGACACCGTCCGCGCCTACTTCAACATGGTCAACGCCGCCGGCGGCGTCAACGGCTACAAGCTGCAGCTGATCGACTGCGACTCGGCGTTCGACCCCACCCGCGCCCACCAGTGCTCCGACCGGCTGATGAACCAGGGCATCCTCGCCATGGTGGGCTCGCTGTCGGTGAGCGGCGAGCAGGCGGAGGTGCCCTACATCACCTCCAAGGGCGTCCCCGTGATCGGGGGCCTGGGCCTCCCCGCCGAGTTCCAGTCGCCGCTGTCGTACCCGGTGAGCATGAACATCCTCAGCGAGGGCGCCAACGCGATGGCCTCCCACGCCAGGGACATCGGCATCCAGCATCCCGCGATCCTGGTGGTGAACTCGCCGGCGTCGGCGCCGGGTGAGCAGGCGCTGATCGAGGCCCTGCACCGCAACGGCATCCAGGAGAAGAGCGCCGACCTGGTCGAGGCGACCAAGCCCGACTACACCGACATCGCCGTGAAGCTGCGCCTCGAGGGCGCCGACTCGGTGGTCGGCGTGCTCGACCCCTTCTCCTACGCTCGGATGTACCAGGCCTTCGACCGCCAGGGCTACCACCCCAAGGTCCTCGCCCCCGGCCTCGACAAGCCGGCGGCGGCGAAGCAGTACGGACCGGCCGTCTACGGTGCGGAATCGCTGACCTGGTACCTCGAGCCCGACGAGCACCTGAACTCGCCGGCGATCAGCGAGTACCTCAACACCGTGCAGCACTACTTCCCCAACCAGGTGGCCGGTCTCGACGTCTACACCGAGGGGGGCTGGATCGCCGCCAAGCTGTTCGTCGAAGCGCTGCGCCGGATCGGTCCGCAGCCGGTGACCGCGCTGTCGCTGGTGACCGCGCTGAACGGCATCAAGAACTTCGACACCGGGCTGACGGTTCCGCTCAGCTACTCGGCGGGCCCCTCCCACGACCCGAACCACTGCGTGCAGTGGATCCGCAACCAGCAGGGCACCTGGCACACCTACTCCAACTGGACCTGCTTCTGA